The Streptomyces sp. NBC_01775 genome includes a region encoding these proteins:
- a CDS encoding DUF4260 family protein has protein sequence MNGWTWRHPTGRTLSAAVGVAALCAGARAGGSRSRLLWTCALLPDAALLYGIASAPTFDPLPRYAVRPYNVLHSPGIPLVLLGAARLLRSRELCAAGCGWLAHIGVDRAWGYGPRTADGSRR, from the coding sequence GTGAACGGCTGGACCTGGCGCCACCCGACGGGCCGCACCCTGAGTGCGGCCGTCGGCGTGGCGGCGCTGTGCGCGGGGGCCCGCGCCGGGGGGTCTCGCAGCCGGCTGCTGTGGACCTGCGCCCTCCTCCCCGACGCTGCTCTGCTCTACGGCATCGCCTCGGCCCCCACCTTCGACCCGCTGCCCCGCTACGCGGTACGCCCGTACAACGTCCTCCACTCGCCCGGCATCCCCCTGGTCCTGCTGGGCGCCGCCCGGCTTCTTCGCAGCCGTGAGCTGTGTGCGGCGGGCTGCGGATGGCTGGCCCACATCGGCGTGGACCGGGCGTGGGGCTACGGCCCCCGTACGGCGGACGGCTCCCGCCGGTGA
- a CDS encoding cytochrome P450: MSQDSTRTPSSTPSDRAVPAPRRYPPPRETATEVPRAYARLRAESPVCPVTLPSGDTGHLVSRYEDVRAVLADPRCSRAATVLPEAPKLTAVPFDAGGLFTMDPPEHTRLRALVSRAFTPRRVAGMRPGLAELAGKLADAMEAAGAPADLNETFAFPFPVAVICELLGIPYADRERFRTWSDAVLSLTAHTPEQMRQHKGALLAYLQDLVTEKRREPGEDLLSALVVVRDDLGGLSEHELLTMAMTLLIAGHETTAGVLGASVFTLLRHPERMGLVPGTDAGLAALTEELLRVNPIGDGGPLRVTTAPLDVAGTTLPANSAVVASICSANRDGDRFPEPDRFDPERFGPERSGPADAEETASVSHLAFGYGPHYCLGAPLARAELQIALRTLATRFPTLRLAIPAEEITMHTGLLVNRLTSLPVTW; this comes from the coding sequence ATGTCGCAGGATTCCACCCGTACGCCCTCCAGCACGCCGTCCGACCGCGCCGTCCCCGCCCCCCGCCGCTATCCGCCGCCCCGCGAGACGGCCACGGAGGTGCCGCGCGCGTACGCCCGGCTGCGCGCGGAGTCACCGGTCTGCCCGGTGACGCTGCCGAGCGGGGATACGGGGCACCTGGTCAGCCGTTACGAGGACGTACGCGCCGTGCTCGCGGACCCGCGCTGCTCGCGCGCGGCGACCGTGCTGCCCGAGGCGCCGAAGCTGACGGCCGTCCCGTTCGACGCGGGCGGGCTGTTCACCATGGACCCGCCCGAGCACACCCGGCTGCGCGCCCTGGTCTCCCGCGCCTTCACCCCGCGCCGGGTGGCGGGCATGCGGCCCGGGCTCGCGGAACTGGCCGGGAAACTGGCGGACGCGATGGAGGCGGCGGGCGCCCCCGCCGACCTGAACGAGACCTTCGCCTTCCCCTTCCCCGTCGCGGTCATCTGCGAGCTGCTCGGCATCCCCTACGCCGACCGGGAGCGCTTCCGCACCTGGTCGGACGCGGTCTTGTCGCTGACGGCGCACACCCCGGAACAGATGCGGCAGCACAAAGGCGCGCTGCTGGCCTACCTCCAGGACCTGGTGACCGAGAAGCGGCGCGAGCCGGGCGAGGACCTGCTGAGCGCGCTGGTCGTCGTACGGGACGACCTGGGCGGGCTGAGCGAGCACGAACTGCTCACCATGGCGATGACGTTGCTGATCGCGGGCCACGAGACCACGGCCGGGGTGCTGGGCGCCTCGGTCTTCACGCTGCTGCGGCACCCGGAGCGGATGGGGCTCGTCCCCGGCACGGACGCGGGGCTGGCCGCGCTGACGGAGGAGCTGCTGCGGGTCAACCCGATCGGTGACGGCGGCCCGCTGCGGGTCACCACGGCACCGCTCGATGTCGCGGGGACGACGCTGCCCGCCAACAGCGCCGTCGTCGCCTCCATCTGCTCGGCCAACCGGGACGGCGACCGCTTCCCGGAACCCGACCGCTTCGACCCGGAGCGCTTCGGCCCCGAGCGCTCCGGGCCGGCAGACGCCGAGGAAACCGCCTCGGTCTCCCACCTGGCCTTCGGCTACGGCCCGCACTACTGCCTGGGCGCGCCACTGGCCAGAGCCGAACTCCAGATCGCCCTGCGCACCCTGGCCACCCGCTTCCCCACCCTGCGGCTGGCGATCCCCGCCGAGGAGATCACCATGCACACCGGCCTGCTGGTCAACCGGCTCACCTCGCTACCGGTCACCTGGTGA
- a CDS encoding response regulator transcription factor codes for MISVVLAEDMHMVRGALVALLDIESDIEIVAEVDSGGDILPTVFAHRPDVAVIDIDLPGMDGLTAAAEVHEKLPSCRTLILTSLGQPGNLRRALEAHVSGFLLKDAPPSKLSDAIRRIHVGERVIDPELALDAWSARENPLTARETEVLRLAAEGAEAADIAGRLFLSVGTVRNYLTTIVIKLGARNRVDALRIAREQGWL; via the coding sequence ATGATCTCAGTGGTGCTCGCCGAGGACATGCACATGGTCCGCGGCGCCCTGGTCGCGCTGCTCGACATCGAGAGCGACATCGAGATCGTCGCCGAAGTCGACTCCGGCGGCGACATCCTGCCCACTGTCTTCGCGCACCGCCCCGACGTCGCCGTCATCGATATCGACCTGCCCGGCATGGACGGGCTCACGGCCGCCGCCGAGGTGCACGAGAAGCTGCCGTCCTGCCGCACCCTGATCCTCACCAGCCTGGGCCAGCCCGGCAACCTGCGCCGCGCCCTGGAGGCCCACGTCTCCGGCTTCCTGCTCAAGGACGCCCCGCCCAGCAAGCTCTCCGACGCCATCCGCCGGATCCACGTCGGTGAGCGGGTCATCGACCCCGAACTCGCCCTGGACGCCTGGTCGGCACGGGAGAACCCGCTCACCGCGCGCGAGACCGAGGTCCTGCGGCTGGCCGCCGAGGGCGCCGAGGCCGCCGACATCGCCGGGCGGCTCTTCCTGTCGGTGGGGACCGTGCGCAACTACCTGACGACGATCGTCATCAAGCTCGGCGCGCGCAACCGCGTCGACGCCCTGCGCATAGCCCGCGAACAGGGCTGGCTGTAG
- a CDS encoding ornithine cyclodeaminase family protein: MSERDSTESAPSPGDEGPALIDGPALARLLPVGDAVAALRAALRGALDVAATPPRSRVPLSGGQLLVMPAEFAGHAGVKLAGVVPGNRARGLPSITGTYLLMDAPTLRPLAVLDGPALTLLRTSAVSALAVDHLAARDAGRLVLFGTGPQAFAHAVALHHVRPLTSVEVVGRDPERVRSLVERCAEIGLTASAAAPEAVAGADIVACCTASPTPLFDGAALAPHVTVVAMGSHTTDAREVDTVTVASSTVVVEDVATALREAGDVAIPLDEGALTAGALVPLQEVVCGERTVDRTRPRLFKGTGMAWQDLVVAAAAERNRAGD; encoded by the coding sequence GTGTCCGAACGTGACAGCACCGAGTCCGCCCCGTCCCCCGGGGACGAGGGTCCCGCACTGATCGACGGGCCCGCGCTGGCCCGGCTGCTGCCGGTCGGGGACGCCGTGGCGGCGCTGCGCGCGGCCCTGCGGGGCGCGCTCGACGTCGCCGCGACCCCGCCCCGGTCCCGGGTGCCGCTGAGCGGCGGGCAACTGCTGGTGATGCCGGCGGAGTTCGCCGGGCACGCCGGGGTGAAGCTCGCCGGGGTGGTCCCCGGCAACCGCGCGCGGGGGCTGCCGTCCATCACCGGGACCTACCTCCTGATGGACGCGCCCACCCTGCGCCCACTGGCCGTGCTGGACGGACCGGCGCTGACCCTGCTGCGCACCTCGGCGGTCTCCGCGCTGGCTGTCGACCACCTCGCCGCACGCGACGCCGGGCGCCTGGTGCTCTTCGGTACCGGCCCGCAGGCGTTCGCACACGCGGTCGCGCTGCACCATGTGCGGCCGTTGACCTCCGTGGAGGTCGTGGGGCGCGATCCGGAGCGGGTGCGGAGCCTGGTGGAGCGCTGTGCGGAGATCGGGCTGACCGCCAGTGCCGCCGCGCCGGAGGCGGTCGCCGGTGCCGACATCGTCGCCTGCTGCACCGCCTCCCCCACGCCCCTGTTCGACGGCGCGGCCCTGGCACCGCACGTCACGGTGGTCGCCATGGGCTCCCACACCACCGACGCACGGGAGGTGGACACCGTCACGGTCGCGTCCTCGACGGTGGTCGTCGAGGACGTGGCGACCGCGCTGCGGGAGGCGGGAGACGTGGCGATCCCCCTGGACGAGGGCGCGCTGACAGCCGGGGCGCTGGTCCCGCTCCAGGAGGTGGTGTGCGGGGAGCGGACGGTGGACCGCACCCGTCCACGGCTGTTCAAGGGCACCGGCATGGCCTGGCAGGATCTGGTGGTCGCGGCTGCGGCGGAGCGGAACCGGGCGGGCGACTGA